In Ammospiza caudacuta isolate bAmmCau1 chromosome Z, bAmmCau1.pri, whole genome shotgun sequence, the genomic stretch CATGACATAAGCTATTGCtataagtattttaaaaataattttagcctttttttcattaaaattcacCTGTACAACTTATTTCTCTAAATATACTTTAGAGAGAAAACAtctcaaaaagaaaattctttaaatatattttacacttttttacaaattttttggaaagtgttttctttatttcattctGGATGGGTCAATGTAATTCATAATTTATAAAACTGCAGTGCGGGAGAtattttgcagaattttgcaGTGGTAAAAGGCAAAACAGAATTACTGGTTTTGAGCAGCAGGTACCATTTCTCGTCTAGGACTTGTACTGAAGGTAGCTGCTTTTCAAGCTTAGCAATGGAACAATTAATAAAGAAACCCATTAAGGTCTGATTGTTGCTGCTAAAAAGGAAGGTTGAATTTCAGGCCTTTGAAGTAACTGAGAATGATTCAGGCCTCATTACAGAGATATAATCTACATTCATACATTTATGTTAGTGATTCAAATCTATTGGGACAGATTGAATTCCGTTAAATAGTGGATCTTTCCTGTGGAACTTTTCTCAGGCTTTCTCAGGCTAACCTAAGAGGTGACCTGACAATACAAAGTAGTGGGGTATTTAGGGATTCAACTGTGCTATAAAAGAAAGGCTATACagaaggtagaaaaaagaatgagaTATAATCTAAAAAGCTATGTCAGCTTTTCATTTGGACTCTGTTTTGTAAATGCCCTCCTTGTCATCACACAGGACAGAAAAGGACTCTATGCGTTGCAGTAGTTTAAAGTACTGCCCTGAATATTGCACCTGCCAGAAGCAGATCTTTTGAGAAATTCTGCGCGTGTTGAATTTTCTGTTCTTAAGTACAAAATCTTGCAACCAATATATAGATAATCATGAGCTAGAAATAGGTTTAAGCACAACTCTTCTCGAGTTAGTTCAAGACAGTACCTATTTTTTCAGGGTTAATTATGGCTGTTTAACCCCCAAATTATTTCTAACTCCCACTAGAGATCCTAAAATGccaatttgctttattttccaacatttgacaggaaaaagagaaaaaccaaaaagaaagaCATACTCAAATCTAAAAGTTTAAGATATTATGGAAATTGTTTCTAATTTAAGCTGTCGGAATCAAAATTacttcaattttaaaaataatgtcttGTATCCTTCATGACCCAGGCAGCACTCAAACATTGACATAAGTTTTGTAGACACACATGTAAGCTTTCAGGCATTCACAGAAAAGAGTGGTTtgctttacattttttcttgtttctctgcttttataaaattaattaccAAAAGGAAAAGCCTTAGGCAAAAGGAAAGCCTAAATCAGATTtgcaaaaagaaagatttttgaaatgCTTTGCACTCAGTGCAAATACATGCAGAATAAATAATCTGAAGTACCATAAACAACATCGTAAAACATATTGATTCTAACATTAAATGGTTTCATTTTTAAGGCTGTTTAAATGTCACCCCCAGCAGCTGAACACATAAATTTAGGAGCCAACTCTCTCCAGGATAAACACCACAAttgttgaaaataatttctaatttctCTTGTGAAGTTAACAATATATTTAACATCCTAATCTAATGAATCAGTCTAATTTTAGAACTGTTTGCTCTTCCTGCATTTTCTGTTGTTTAAACTAAGATTTACTCCAAATGCCAAATGGAATCACATAGGAGGTTTTCCATTGCATTCCACTGATCTGCATTATTTAACTGCCTGTATTTCAAAAAAGTTTTGGGTTTGCTTATTGAGCTACTCACTGTGTTTCTGTACCTATTTCTTTGATATTCCATTCTCTTAGCAAATGTTCCATCCACTCGTGTTCCAAAACAGGTATTTAACATGGCTAAATACTGACTAAAATATAATATCTTGCATGCTGCCCATACCCTGTCAGTTTCTGATGCTTTATTCTGGTGTTAAAAGATAGCACATCATATGGAAGATGCTTGTTGATTGCGGGGAAAGTTGACACTTCAGTGATGGGCTAGAAATATGAAACTGTCATGACACTCAGTATGTGAAATGATAAATCTACTAGAAGAGATGGAATCATAGGAAAAACCAACAACATATGCCCCTCCAGGAAAATAATAGCTTGAAAAATCGCTTAAAATAGCCTCgaaaatggaaaaattgtttctttctgGCAAGGGAATCTGcattagtttttaaaaaaaaattaaaaagacagCAAAGTATTCAGACAGATTTTACGGGGAAACCTTTGCAATGCCAATAAAATCCCTTTTGCTTTGAAGTCAGATGCGTGATTCAGTAAACGACTCATGTTAGCAATTAGAAAATGGTCATTTAGGGCCCTGATTTCTTTTGAGACAAGGAGAGTGAGGGTGGGGAAAGAGACACAATAAATCTTGAGAGGCTTAAAAGGAAGAGCAGGCTAAAGTGTGAACTTTTTATTTCAGCAACGGAAGCGAGAAATCAGTGATTCATTGAAGGAGGGAGAAAGACCTCCATGCAAGCTggcagagaagaaggaaaaggagctaATTATGTCTCTTCCCTTTTTACTCTCTCTGACCAGTATATAATCTGCTTTTCCAGGGTCTGCCTGTAGTATATACTCCTTTCCAACCTCTCCACCCAACCCCTCCTCCAgcgggggggagggggaggtcTAGCAGGCAACAAGCTCCAGGTGGCTTTCTCAATCACTTCACtgccaaaaaaaataaaataaaaccctcCAGTAGAAAACaagttggggttttgggggttggTTTTTGTTAGTTTGGGGAGGCTTTTTAGGGGAGGAGGTTGGTTGGTTGAGATTTTTTctatttgggggggggggggggggggagagagagagagtgtggGGGGAGAGTGAGGGGGAGGGAAGCCTCCCTGGAGGGGATTGGTTCAACTTGGAAGACAGGGAAATTAGTAAAGCATGAGTCTCTAAGCCATGCTGGTGGCCGGCGCTCCGAGGAGAAGGACGCTTTAGGAGCAATTAGCAGCGAGCCGAAGGCGGCGGCTGCCGCAGCCCGGGAGGAAGCGAGGGCAGCTCCCGGGGCTGCCTCCGCAGCAGGCACCGCTCGCTCCAGCTGCAAAAAGGTTTCAGATGTCCCACCACTGCCTGACCCCCTGCAAATAAGGGCTGACCACCAGAGGCACATCCCACCTCTGACTTGTAATCGCTGACATTTAGGCTACAGCTTCCAACCTGTTTACAACCacagggggagggaaaggaaaggaagggcgGGGGACAAGTTGGgatttctccttctctctttctctcggttttttttttttaatactgttcTGGAGAattcaaagcaaaacaaagaaacttCCTCCTCTGGGGTTGTCAGTGAGAGAAGGACGCGTTGTGCAACTGGTTTGGGATTTGCAAAAAGGCAAAAGGGTGGGGATCAGAAGAAGGTGCAAAGCCACAAAGTGTGAGTGCGCGTGTGTGTAAAGGTGTATGTATGAAAAATCCATTCCGGCACCCCTTTCCGCTGGCTATTATTTTCTTAGTcgttgtttttgttgttgtcattGACTTTGCTGTCATCTATTTTTCAGACCTTTCTGCATCTAAGATGGTGAAGAAAGGAGTGAGGAAGAGAACAAAATAACTACTGGAAAGTCTCAAACCAGGTTGGGGAGTATGTGTGCATGTGGgggggtggggaagggaaaaagaaaagaggattAACCACAGCAACccccccacccaaaaaaaaaaaaaaaaccaaaaaaccaaaccaacaacaaacaGCTCTTTTTTCTGAGGGAGGACTCGAAGGATTAAAAGGCAGCAACTTCTGAGGCGATTTGTCCCCTGAGTTATGGATGTTGGTGCACTTACTTCAGGCCAGATCAGAGCTCAGACGAATCTAACCAGAAGCAGCAACCACCGTCTCTCCACTTGCCTTTTACCAGGTTTTACCCTTCCAGTATGTTTCATTTGATAAGACATTTTCCAACGCGCAGAGTTTCAGTACAATGTGCAAATGGATACTGACAAATGGTGCCTCAGCCTTTTCCCACCTGCCTTGTtgctgcttgctgctgctcttcttggTGTCTTCTGTGCCTGTCACCTGCCATGACCTCGGCCAGGACATGCTGTCCCCGGAGGCCACCAACTCCTCTtcttcatcatcctcctccttcccctcgtccttctcctctccttccagtGCGGGGAGACACGTGCGGAGCTACAATCACCTCCAAGGAGACGTGCGCAAGAGGAAGCTCTATTCTTACAACAAGTACTTTCTCAAGATCGAGAAGAACGGCAAGGTCAGCGGCACCAAGAAGGAGAACTGCCCGTTCAGTAAGTACGGCTCTGCCGCCGCgctgcctggcaggggccgctGCTCCCCGGGCCGAGCGCCCGAGCCCCGGCCgggcagggaaggaagggacGGGAGAGGGAGAGGTGGCGCCGCGGAGGGGAGGGGGCGCacggcagggctgggtgggctcggctcggctcctCAGGGACGCCGCTCCCCGACAGCCCGTATCTGCGAACCGCTCCGGTTACATTTGTTTTGCAAATGGCCTCGCTGAGCACCGTTTGTTTCTTCGCCAGGCAGAAGAGCAAATTAGAAAGATTTGCAAGGAAGTGGCGGGGAGTGTGTGGGGGACATTGTCTCCTGAATCTGAAAATCATTATCCCCTGTCATTAGGGCGCCTTGACGAGAGCGCTGCATTGGAACAATTAATCGATTGCCCGCACGCTCCGCTCCCCGCGGCCCGCTCCCGGAGCAGGGCTGTTCATTCCCGGGGCCGGGCTcccgccggggctgcccgcGGAGCCGGAGCCCGTGCGCGcccgcgctgccgcccgccgtGCGGCGGAGGCGGTGCCGCGCTGCGCCCCGCCGGTCCCGGGCTGCCGCGCCGCTATACCGCTACTCGCTCCATTGTAAACATCTGGGGCTGCCTTCCCACAGACCTCACACGCGTTTCAttgtccttttctttctttctttctctctctctctctctttttttttttttttttttttttttttttttaataaattatttcgGAGCCAAAGTCATATGGCGGTCCCCATAGCTGAAGTTTCGAGCTTTTCTCTAGAACTAATTAGATGCTTAGTAATAGTATGCTTCTGGTAATGTAATTTTTTGGCTGTTAGTGCTAGAAACATACCCTTTACTTGGTTTTCCTGCCTGTGCAGTCTCAAACTGAACTGTACTAAATCACAATGTATTGCTTTCTCTTATAAATCTTAACTGACTATGTCCCACTATAAGAACATGCTGAGAAAGTAAGCTCTGTTAAGCAACTCGAGGAGACTCTAAGGCTTTCTTCAACTGGTAAAGAACCACATTTTGGTTCTTGTGTTGTTTTACATAAATCCAGATAAAC encodes the following:
- the FGF10 gene encoding fibroblast growth factor 10 isoform X1; this encodes MCKWILTNGASAFSHLPCCCLLLLFLVSSVPVTCHDLGQDMLSPEATNSSSSSSSSFPSSFSSPSSAGRHVRSYNHLQGDVRKRKLYSYNKYFLKIEKNGKVSGTKKENCPFSILEITSVEIGVVAVKSIKSNYYLAMNKKGKVYGSKEFNSDCKLKERIEENGYNTYASLNWKHNGRQMFVALNGRGTTKRGQKTRRKNTSAHFLPMVVMS
- the FGF10 gene encoding fibroblast growth factor 10 isoform X2, coding for MCKWILTNGASAFSHLPCCCLLLLFLVSSVPVTCHDLGQDMLSPEATNSSSSSSSSFPSSFSSPSSAGRHVRSYNHLQGDVRKRKLYSYNKYFLKIEKNGKVSGTKKENCPFSILEITSVEIGVVAVKSIKSNYYLAMNKKGKVYGSEFNSDCKLKERIEENGYNTYASLNWKHNGRQMFVALNGRGTTKRGQKTRRKNTSAHFLPMVVMS